From Cellulomonas fimi ATCC 484, a single genomic window includes:
- the ftsX gene encoding permease-like cell division protein FtsX, with protein sequence MRVQFILSEIGQGLRRNLSMTVSVILVTFVSLTFVGSAALLQLQIGKMKDDWYDKAEVSVFLCPQNSSEPTCAGGEVTDEQRAEIRAALDAPEIGPFVETVYEESKEEAFASFQEQFADQFWASAATVDDMNSSYRIKLTDPEKYQVVADVVSGRPGVEEVQDQRRLFDKLFLVLNRATLLAGGLAAVMLLAAVLLITTTIRLSALSRRRETGIMKLVGASTIFIQLPFMLEGAIAATVGALLAVGGLWLGVEYLVSDWLGSSVGWIPYVSTADVLTVAPALVAVAILLAAISSLVTLSRYTKV encoded by the coding sequence GTGCGCGTCCAGTTCATCCTCTCCGAGATCGGCCAGGGCCTCCGGCGCAACCTGTCGATGACCGTGTCCGTCATCCTCGTCACCTTCGTCTCGCTGACCTTCGTCGGGTCCGCGGCGCTGCTGCAGCTGCAGATCGGCAAGATGAAGGACGACTGGTACGACAAGGCCGAGGTCTCCGTCTTCCTGTGCCCGCAGAACTCGTCGGAGCCCACGTGCGCGGGCGGTGAGGTGACCGACGAGCAGCGCGCCGAGATCCGGGCCGCGCTCGACGCCCCCGAGATCGGCCCCTTCGTCGAGACGGTGTACGAGGAGTCGAAGGAGGAGGCGTTCGCGTCCTTCCAGGAGCAGTTCGCCGACCAGTTCTGGGCGTCCGCCGCGACGGTCGACGACATGAACTCGTCCTACCGGATCAAGCTCACGGACCCCGAGAAGTACCAGGTCGTCGCGGACGTCGTGTCGGGCCGGCCGGGCGTCGAGGAGGTCCAGGACCAGCGACGCCTGTTCGACAAGCTGTTCCTCGTCCTCAACCGCGCGACGCTGCTCGCCGGTGGGCTCGCGGCCGTCATGCTGCTCGCCGCCGTCCTGCTCATCACGACGACGATCCGGCTGTCCGCGCTGAGCCGCCGCCGCGAGACCGGGATCATGAAGCTCGTCGGCGCGTCCACGATCTTCATCCAGCTCCCGTTCATGCTCGAGGGCGCGATCGCCGCGACGGTCGGCGCGCTGCTCGCCGTCGGGGGCCTGTGGCTCGGCGTCGAGTACCTCGTGTCCGACTGGCTCGGCTCGTCGGTCGGCTGGATCCCGTACGTCAGCACGGCCGACGTGCTCACCGTCGCGCCCGCCCTGGTCGCGGTCGCGATCCTCCTCGCGGCGATCTCGTCGCTCGTGACCCTCAGCCGCTACACGAAGGTGTGA
- the ftsE gene encoding cell division ATP-binding protein FtsE, whose translation MIRFENVTKVYARGARPALDRVSLDVERGEFVFLVGASGSGKSTFLRLVLREERASAGRVFVAGKELGTLSSWRVPHLRRQIGAVFQDFRLLPNKTVFENVAFALQVIGKPRHHILTTVPDVLEMVGLAGKEKRRPHELSGGEQQRVAIARAFVNRPSILLCDEPTGNLDPTTSLGIMRLLDRINRTGTTVVMATHDDEIVDQMRKRVIELSTGQMVRDQSRGVYGSDR comes from the coding sequence GTGATCCGATTCGAGAACGTCACCAAGGTCTACGCGCGCGGCGCCCGGCCCGCGCTGGACCGTGTGTCGCTGGACGTCGAGCGGGGGGAGTTCGTCTTCCTCGTCGGCGCGTCCGGCTCCGGCAAGTCCACGTTCCTGCGGCTCGTCCTGCGCGAGGAGCGGGCGTCGGCGGGTCGGGTGTTCGTCGCGGGCAAGGAGCTCGGCACGCTGTCGTCGTGGCGCGTGCCGCACCTGCGCCGCCAGATCGGGGCGGTGTTCCAGGACTTCCGGCTGCTGCCGAACAAGACCGTGTTCGAGAACGTCGCGTTCGCGCTGCAGGTGATCGGCAAGCCGCGCCACCACATCCTCACCACGGTCCCCGACGTGCTCGAGATGGTCGGCCTCGCCGGCAAGGAGAAGCGTCGCCCGCACGAGCTGTCGGGCGGTGAGCAGCAGCGCGTCGCGATCGCGCGGGCGTTCGTCAACCGGCCCAGCATCCTGCTGTGCGACGAGCCGACCGGGAACCTCGACCCGACGACCTCCCTGGGGATCATGCGCCTGCTCGACCGCATCAACCGGACCGGCACGACCGTCGTCATGGCGACGCACGACGACGAGATCGTCGACCAGATGCGCAAGCGCGTCATCGAGCTCTCGACCGGCCAGATGGTGCGCGACCAGTCGCGCGGCGTCTACGGCTCGGACCGCTGA
- a CDS encoding ATP-binding cassette domain-containing protein, with protein MSSDVPLLSMRGITKRFQAVEALVDVDLDVHAHEIVALVGDNGAGKSTLAKMISGVLAPDSGLIEIDGEQVTIPTATAARGLGIATVFQDLALCENLDVTSNLFLGRELRSGPSRDDGQMEHIARQVLRDLNSRIPSVRSPLSSLSKGQRQSVAIARTLIGSPRIVVLDEPTASLSVGHTAEVLVHIERLRDLGLGVLLISHNMNDVRAVADRIVVLRHGRNNGVFDAAQVSHEVILAAITGATESEMVSGPLSTLLRR; from the coding sequence ATGAGCAGCGACGTCCCCCTGCTCTCGATGCGAGGCATCACCAAGCGGTTCCAGGCCGTCGAGGCGCTCGTGGACGTCGACCTCGACGTGCACGCGCACGAGATCGTGGCGCTCGTCGGCGACAACGGCGCCGGCAAGTCGACCCTCGCGAAGATGATCTCGGGCGTCCTCGCGCCCGACTCGGGCCTCATCGAGATCGACGGCGAGCAGGTGACGATCCCGACCGCCACGGCGGCGCGCGGGCTCGGCATCGCCACGGTCTTCCAGGACCTCGCGCTGTGCGAGAACCTCGACGTCACGTCCAACCTCTTCCTGGGCCGCGAGCTGCGCAGCGGTCCCTCGCGCGACGACGGCCAGATGGAGCACATCGCGCGCCAGGTGCTGCGCGACCTCAACAGCCGCATCCCGTCGGTCCGGTCCCCGCTGTCGTCGCTGTCGAAGGGCCAGCGGCAGTCCGTCGCGATCGCGCGCACCCTCATCGGCAGCCCGCGGATCGTCGTCCTGGACGAGCCGACCGCCTCGCTGTCCGTCGGGCACACCGCCGAGGTGCTGGTGCACATCGAGCGGCTGCGGGACCTCGGCCTCGGGGTCCTGCTCATCTCGCACAACATGAACGACGTCCGGGCGGTCGCCGACCGGATCGTCGTCCTGCGGCACGGCCGCAACAACGGGGTGTTCGACGCCGCGCAGGTCAGCCACGAGGTGATCCTCGCGGCGATCACGGGCGCGACGGAGTCCGAGATGGTGTCGGGACCGCTGTCGACGCTGCTGCGCCGCTGA
- a CDS encoding ROK family transcriptional regulator: protein MSRRAAAAGSQSSLREANRALVVETVKRYGGLTQVELATATGLSQATVSTIVRELLAAGVVDTAVTTRSGRRAQMVTLARRVGLAAGVHVGHRHLRVVLGDFTHEVIAEQTLPLPAEHRVDTSLDRVALLVVDLLERVGATLDDVVGLGVGVPVPVDSSTGLLSVTGLMPGWDDVHVGQVLSKRLGLPVYVDNDANLGAIAESTLGASRQHSDSVYVRVSHGVGAGIVIGGHLHRGAGGAAGTIGHVPVQFPGDPCRCGNAGCLDTVAGAPAIFERLRASHGTLALRDVVQRTRDGDERCTQVVAEAGVAIGRVVAGLGATIDPQVVVVGGELADTGEVLLGPLREAARRTVVLDRFVPLEVVPAALGSRAEVVGALALALRSTDVPLHVGTDSETEVGSGTDDDVGPVTAELA from the coding sequence GTGAGCAGGCGAGCAGCAGCGGCCGGCTCCCAGTCGTCCCTGCGCGAGGCCAACCGGGCCCTCGTCGTCGAGACGGTCAAGCGGTACGGCGGGCTCACGCAGGTCGAGCTCGCCACCGCGACCGGCCTCTCGCAGGCCACGGTGTCGACGATCGTCCGCGAGCTGCTCGCCGCGGGCGTCGTCGACACCGCCGTCACCACCCGCAGCGGGCGGCGTGCCCAGATGGTCACGCTTGCCCGCCGCGTGGGTCTCGCGGCCGGTGTCCACGTCGGGCACCGGCACCTGCGCGTCGTCCTCGGGGACTTCACCCACGAGGTCATCGCCGAGCAGACGCTCCCGCTGCCGGCCGAGCACCGGGTCGACACGAGCCTCGACCGCGTCGCCCTGCTCGTCGTCGACCTGCTGGAGCGGGTCGGCGCCACGCTCGACGACGTCGTCGGGCTCGGGGTCGGGGTCCCGGTCCCGGTGGACTCGTCGACCGGGCTGCTGTCGGTCACGGGACTCATGCCCGGCTGGGACGACGTGCACGTCGGGCAGGTGCTGTCCAAGCGGCTCGGCCTGCCCGTCTACGTGGACAACGACGCGAACCTGGGCGCGATCGCCGAGTCGACCCTCGGGGCGTCCCGGCAGCACAGCGACTCCGTGTACGTGCGGGTGTCGCACGGCGTGGGCGCAGGCATCGTCATCGGCGGGCACCTGCACCGCGGTGCGGGTGGCGCGGCGGGCACCATCGGGCACGTCCCCGTCCAGTTCCCCGGCGACCCGTGCCGGTGCGGCAACGCCGGCTGCCTCGACACCGTCGCGGGCGCCCCGGCGATCTTCGAGCGCCTCCGCGCCAGCCACGGCACGCTCGCGCTGCGCGACGTCGTCCAGCGCACGCGTGACGGCGACGAGCGCTGCACGCAGGTCGTCGCCGAGGCGGGCGTCGCGATCGGTCGGGTCGTCGCGGGCCTCGGGGCCACGATCGACCCTCAGGTCGTGGTCGTGGGCGGCGAGCTGGCCGACACGGGGGAGGTGCTGCTGGGTCCGCTCCGCGAGGCCGCGCGCCGCACCGTGGTGCTCGACCGGTTCGTGCCGCTCGAGGTCGTGCCGGCGGCGCTCGGCTCGCGTGCCGAGGTCGTGGGGGCGCTGGCGCTCGCGCTGCGGTCGACGGACGTACCGTTGCATGTCGGCACCGACTCCGAGACCGAGGTCGGCTCCGGCACCGACGACGACGTCGGGCCCGTCACCGCGGAGCTCGCATGA
- the mmsB gene encoding multiple monosaccharide ABC transporter permease encodes MTTDTNLAPAAPPGSQPRVPLSQRMQGLGGNARQYGIFGALVVIVLLFQVLTDGKLLLANNVAALFQQNAYVMILAIGMVMVIVAGHIDLSVGSVVAFVGGIVAVTMRDFDMPWVVAILIGLAVGALVGAWQGFWVAYIGIPAFIVTLAGMLVFRGLALVIVGETVAGLPSQFIRISKGSLPNFLGFANNMDVVTLVIGALAVAAIVFSQLRARASLRKHELYVEPTGAFVAKLALVAVGIGILTVILSFSAGGTPIVLVIVGVLVVAYTFLMGRTVFGRHIYAIGGNRLAASLSGVNTKRVDFWIFVNMGLLAGAAAIVTTARAGAAIAAAGQNFELDAIAACFIGGAAVTGGIGRISGAIVGALIMGVLNMGLSIMSVDPSWQMAIKGLVLLLAVAFDLINKRRAGTQ; translated from the coding sequence ATGACCACGGACACCAACCTCGCACCGGCGGCCCCTCCGGGGTCCCAGCCGCGCGTGCCGCTGTCGCAGCGCATGCAGGGCCTCGGCGGGAACGCACGCCAGTACGGCATCTTCGGCGCGCTCGTCGTGATCGTCCTGCTGTTCCAGGTGCTCACCGACGGCAAGCTCCTGCTCGCCAACAACGTCGCGGCGCTGTTCCAGCAGAACGCCTACGTGATGATCCTGGCCATCGGCATGGTCATGGTCATCGTCGCCGGGCACATCGACCTGTCGGTCGGCTCGGTCGTCGCCTTCGTCGGCGGCATCGTCGCGGTCACCATGCGCGACTTCGACATGCCGTGGGTCGTCGCGATCCTCATCGGCCTCGCGGTCGGTGCGCTCGTCGGCGCGTGGCAGGGCTTCTGGGTCGCGTACATCGGCATCCCGGCGTTCATCGTGACGCTCGCCGGCATGCTCGTGTTCCGCGGTCTCGCGCTCGTCATCGTCGGCGAGACGGTCGCAGGCCTGCCGTCGCAGTTCATCCGGATCTCCAAGGGGTCGCTGCCGAACTTCCTCGGCTTCGCGAACAACATGGACGTCGTCACGCTCGTCATCGGGGCGCTCGCGGTCGCCGCGATCGTGTTCTCGCAGCTGCGGGCCCGCGCGTCGCTGCGCAAGCACGAGCTGTACGTCGAGCCGACGGGCGCGTTCGTCGCCAAGCTCGCGCTCGTCGCCGTCGGCATCGGGATCCTCACCGTCATCCTGTCGTTCTCGGCCGGCGGCACCCCGATCGTCCTCGTGATCGTCGGCGTCCTCGTCGTCGCGTACACGTTCCTCATGGGCCGCACGGTGTTCGGCCGGCACATCTACGCGATCGGCGGCAACCGCCTCGCCGCGAGCCTGTCGGGCGTCAACACCAAGCGCGTCGACTTCTGGATCTTCGTGAACATGGGGCTCCTCGCGGGCGCCGCGGCCATCGTGACCACGGCCCGCGCCGGGGCGGCCATCGCGGCGGCCGGCCAGAACTTCGAGCTCGACGCGATCGCCGCCTGCTTCATCGGCGGCGCCGCCGTCACGGGCGGCATCGGCCGGATCTCCGGGGCCATCGTCGGTGCGCTCATCATGGGCGTGCTCAACATGGGCCTGTCGATCATGTCGGTCGACCCGTCGTGGCAGATGGCGATCAAGGGCCTCGTGCTCCTGCTCGCCGTCGCGTTCGACCTCATCAACAAGCGGCGTGCCGGGACCCAGTAG
- the mmsA gene encoding multiple monosaccharide ABC transporter ATP-binding protein, producing the protein MTTDHILEMRSITKKFPGVIALQDVNLSVRRGEVHAICGENGAGKSTLMKVLSGVYPHGTYEGDIVFDGQVVEFKGIRDSEHHGVVIIHQELALSPFLSIAENIFLGNEQAERGVVDWNKTNSEAAKLLARVGLTERPDTKIVDIGVGKQQLVEIAKALSKEVKLLILDEPTAALNDEDSAHLLGLIDGLREHGITSIIISHKLNEIEAIADTTTIIRDGKTIETLEMRGAEKVSEERIIRGMVGRSLDNRFPDHTPTIGDEVLRIEDWTVHHPIDQTRKVVDSASLHVRRGEIVGVAGLMGAGRTELAMSLFGRSYGSRVSGKVFKDGKEIELRSVGSAIRHGIAYATEDRKRFGLNLIDTIQHNISASALGKVARFGVVDRRAEEKVAEQYRRELNIKTPTVSALVGKLSGGNQQKVVLSKWIHADPDVLILDEPTRGIDVGAKYEIYGIINRLADAGKGVIVISSELPELIGICDRIYALSQGRVTGEVAREDATQERLMQYMTMEKDVTAR; encoded by the coding sequence ATGACCACCGACCACATCCTCGAGATGCGCAGCATCACCAAGAAGTTCCCCGGCGTGATCGCGCTGCAGGACGTGAACCTCTCGGTGCGCCGTGGCGAGGTGCACGCGATCTGCGGCGAGAACGGCGCCGGCAAGTCCACGCTGATGAAGGTGCTCTCGGGCGTCTACCCGCACGGCACGTACGAGGGCGACATCGTCTTCGACGGCCAGGTCGTGGAGTTCAAGGGCATCCGCGACTCGGAGCACCACGGCGTCGTCATCATCCACCAGGAGCTCGCCCTCAGCCCGTTCCTGTCGATCGCCGAGAACATCTTCCTCGGCAACGAGCAGGCGGAGCGGGGCGTCGTCGACTGGAACAAGACGAACTCGGAGGCGGCCAAGCTGCTCGCCCGCGTGGGGCTGACCGAGCGGCCGGACACCAAGATCGTCGACATCGGCGTCGGCAAGCAGCAGCTCGTGGAGATCGCCAAGGCGCTCTCCAAGGAGGTCAAGCTGCTCATCCTCGACGAGCCGACCGCCGCGCTGAACGACGAGGACTCCGCGCACCTGCTCGGCCTCATCGACGGGCTGCGCGAGCACGGCATCACCTCGATCATCATCAGCCACAAGCTGAACGAGATCGAGGCGATCGCGGACACCACGACGATCATCCGCGACGGCAAGACGATCGAGACGCTCGAGATGCGTGGTGCGGAGAAGGTGAGCGAGGAGCGCATCATCCGGGGGATGGTGGGCCGCTCGCTCGACAACCGGTTCCCCGACCACACCCCGACCATCGGCGACGAGGTGCTGCGCATCGAGGACTGGACGGTGCACCACCCCATCGACCAGACCCGCAAGGTCGTCGACTCCGCGAGCCTGCACGTGCGGCGCGGCGAGATCGTCGGCGTCGCGGGCCTCATGGGTGCCGGTCGCACCGAGCTCGCGATGAGCCTGTTCGGCCGCTCCTACGGGTCGCGCGTCAGCGGCAAGGTGTTCAAGGACGGCAAGGAGATCGAGCTGCGCAGCGTCGGGTCGGCGATCCGGCACGGCATCGCGTACGCGACCGAGGACCGCAAGCGGTTCGGGCTCAACCTCATCGACACCATCCAGCACAACATCTCCGCGTCCGCGCTCGGCAAGGTCGCGCGGTTCGGCGTCGTCGACCGGCGCGCCGAGGAGAAGGTCGCCGAGCAGTACCGGCGCGAGCTCAACATCAAGACGCCCACGGTGTCGGCGCTCGTCGGCAAGCTCTCCGGCGGCAACCAGCAGAAGGTCGTGCTGAGCAAGTGGATCCACGCGGACCCGGACGTGCTCATCCTCGACGAGCCCACCCGCGGCATCGACGTGGGCGCCAAGTACGAGATCTACGGGATCATCAACCGGCTCGCGGACGCGGGGAAGGGCGTCATCGTCATCTCCTCCGAGCTGCCGGAGCTGATCGGGATCTGCGACCGCATCTACGCGCTCAGCCAGGGCCGCGTCACGGGCGAGGTCGCCCGTGAGGACGCCACGCAGGAGCGCCTCATGCAGTACATGACGATGGAGAAGGACGTGACGGCCCGATGA
- the chvE gene encoding multiple monosaccharide ABC transporter substrate-binding protein has product MSFAWRKVAVGIATAGLIVGLSACSQEREPAAGEETGGSSEGALIGIAMPTKSLERWNRDGAHLEELLQDAGYETTLQYADNKVDQQITQLQNMINQGAKVLVVASIDGTALAPVLEDAAAADIPVIAYDRLINDTENVDYYATFDNYKVGTLQGEFIEEALDLQNAAGPFNLEPFAGSPDDNNAKFFFSGAWDVLKPYVDEGKLVVPSGKAPASNDDWQSIGIQGWGSDTAQAEMENRLNSFYGGGQKVQVVLSPNDSLALGIAQALEGAGYAPGDGYPVLTGQDADQAYVLNMIAGKQSMSVWKDTRALGDQVAKMVDQIVKGETVDVNDEETYDNGVKVVPTYLLDPQVVTPDTVESVLVESGFYTAEDLGL; this is encoded by the coding sequence ATGTCTTTTGCATGGAGGAAGGTCGCCGTCGGCATCGCCACGGCCGGCCTGATCGTCGGACTCTCGGCCTGCAGCCAGGAGCGTGAGCCCGCCGCCGGTGAGGAGACCGGGGGCAGCTCCGAGGGCGCGCTCATCGGCATCGCGATGCCGACCAAGAGCCTCGAGCGCTGGAACCGCGACGGCGCCCACCTCGAGGAGCTGCTGCAGGACGCCGGCTACGAGACGACGCTGCAGTACGCCGACAACAAGGTCGACCAGCAGATCACGCAGCTGCAGAACATGATCAACCAGGGCGCCAAGGTGCTCGTCGTCGCCTCGATCGACGGCACGGCGCTCGCGCCCGTCCTCGAGGACGCGGCCGCGGCCGACATCCCGGTCATCGCGTACGACCGCCTCATCAACGACACGGAGAACGTCGACTACTACGCGACGTTCGACAACTACAAGGTCGGCACGCTCCAGGGCGAGTTCATCGAGGAGGCCCTCGACCTCCAGAACGCCGCGGGGCCGTTCAACCTCGAGCCGTTCGCCGGCTCGCCGGACGACAACAACGCCAAGTTCTTCTTCTCCGGCGCGTGGGACGTCCTCAAGCCGTACGTGGACGAGGGCAAGCTCGTCGTCCCGTCGGGCAAGGCCCCGGCCTCGAACGACGACTGGCAGTCCATCGGCATCCAGGGCTGGGGCTCCGACACCGCCCAGGCCGAGATGGAGAACCGCCTCAACTCGTTCTACGGCGGCGGCCAGAAGGTCCAGGTCGTCCTGTCGCCGAACGACTCGCTCGCGCTCGGCATCGCCCAGGCGCTCGAGGGCGCCGGCTACGCGCCCGGCGACGGCTACCCCGTCCTCACGGGCCAGGACGCCGACCAGGCGTACGTCCTCAACATGATCGCCGGCAAGCAGTCCATGTCGGTCTGGAAGGACACCCGCGCGCTGGGTGACCAGGTCGCCAAGATGGTCGACCAGATCGTCAAGGGCGAGACCGTCGACGTCAACGACGAGGAGACGTACGACAACGGTGTGAAGGTCGTCCCGACCTACCTGCTCGACCCGCAGGTCGTGACCCCCGACACCGTCGAGTCGGTGCTCGTCGAGTCCGGCTTCTACACGGCCGAGGACCTGGGTCTCTGA
- a CDS encoding TetR/AcrR family transcriptional regulator — protein MDAPRTRAESQARTREDLLDAAQEVFGRRGFHGASVADVARAAGRTKGAVYANFAGKEELFLAVLDRHIARAGGQPSRPAEGAPAGGDERRGRGTEAQFDRSWGLLAFEAVLYAVREAPDLLAEFATRYRQVDALTARRLRASGDVPPERVDDLAVARSALGEGLMLRHLVDPETVSHAVIERVFDAVFPTPADGG, from the coding sequence ATGGACGCACCCCGGACACGCGCCGAGAGCCAGGCCCGGACGCGCGAGGACCTCCTCGACGCCGCCCAGGAGGTCTTCGGGCGCCGCGGCTTCCACGGCGCCTCGGTCGCCGATGTCGCGCGGGCCGCGGGGCGTACCAAGGGTGCGGTCTACGCGAACTTCGCCGGCAAGGAGGAGCTGTTCCTCGCGGTCCTCGACCGGCACATCGCGCGCGCGGGCGGGCAGCCGTCGCGCCCTGCCGAGGGCGCTCCGGCCGGGGGCGACGAGCGCCGCGGGCGCGGCACCGAGGCCCAGTTCGACCGGTCCTGGGGCCTGCTCGCGTTCGAGGCGGTGCTCTACGCCGTGCGCGAGGCGCCCGACCTGCTCGCCGAGTTCGCGACCCGCTACCGGCAGGTCGACGCGCTGACCGCCCGTCGCCTGCGCGCGTCCGGCGACGTCCCGCCCGAGCGGGTCGACGACCTCGCGGTGGCGCGCAGCGCGCTGGGGGAGGGGCTCATGCTGCGCCACCTGGTGGACCCCGAGACGGTGAGCCACGCCGTCATCGAGCGCGTCTTCGACGCCGTCTTCCCCACGCCGGCGGACGGCGGCTGA
- a CDS encoding MFS transporter — MPTLLSTSVLTPLRTPALRRLWAGQLAALLAAEIHLVVLAWLALDLTGSGLALGTVLVVGMLPRAALTLVGGVTADRHDHRRVLAAAHATRAAVVAALAVTAAAGGLRLWHLVAAGLALGAVTAFAAPAVHTVVPRECPPEQLRAGNALLRGTAEVVGTAGPVLGGGLVALAGTGPTLAAVASCYTLAFVVTASLLVRAPAGSPWRGTSAAAQPAPPHGTRGSLRRTLADLREGAAALRHDPFALRVLALVAAAGLALSGPVTVGVPWLARRELDLDAAAFGLLLSLWTAGSLLGVVIAGSVRRVPRWRVAMTTVAGVLVAALVTLATTPTLPVAAACLLAMGTAAGALNVLLVTWLQQRAPAEALGRIMSWAELAEVVVAPVSYLAAGVLLDASLTALFVGAAAVLLLGTLAVVTPGLRPTGAAVRPRPTATGASGSPPR; from the coding sequence GTGCCCACCCTCCTGTCGACCTCCGTGCTGACCCCCTTGCGGACCCCCGCGCTGCGCCGCCTGTGGGCCGGACAGCTCGCCGCCCTGCTGGCCGCCGAGATCCACCTCGTGGTGCTCGCCTGGCTCGCGCTCGACCTCACCGGGTCCGGCCTCGCGCTCGGCACCGTCCTCGTCGTCGGCATGCTGCCGCGCGCCGCGCTCACGCTCGTCGGCGGCGTCACGGCCGACCGTCACGACCACCGGCGGGTCCTCGCCGCCGCGCACGCCACCCGCGCCGCCGTCGTCGCCGCCCTCGCGGTCACCGCGGCCGCCGGCGGGCTGCGGCTGTGGCACCTCGTCGCCGCCGGGCTCGCGCTCGGCGCGGTGACGGCCTTCGCCGCCCCCGCGGTGCACACCGTCGTGCCGCGCGAGTGCCCGCCCGAGCAGCTGCGCGCGGGCAACGCCCTGCTGCGCGGGACCGCGGAGGTCGTCGGCACCGCCGGGCCCGTCCTCGGCGGCGGCCTCGTCGCCCTCGCCGGCACCGGCCCGACCCTCGCCGCCGTCGCGAGCTGCTACACCCTCGCGTTCGTCGTCACGGCGTCGTTGCTGGTCCGCGCGCCCGCCGGGTCGCCGTGGCGCGGCACGTCCGCCGCCGCGCAGCCCGCTCCGCCGCACGGGACGCGCGGCAGCCTGCGCCGCACCCTCGCCGACCTGCGGGAGGGGGCCGCCGCGCTGCGGCACGACCCGTTCGCCCTGCGCGTCCTCGCCCTCGTCGCCGCCGCCGGGCTGGCGCTCAGCGGGCCCGTGACCGTCGGCGTCCCGTGGCTCGCGCGCCGCGAGCTCGACCTCGACGCCGCCGCGTTCGGCCTGCTCCTGTCGCTGTGGACCGCCGGCTCGCTGCTGGGCGTCGTGATCGCCGGGTCGGTCCGGCGCGTCCCCCGCTGGCGCGTCGCCATGACGACCGTCGCCGGGGTGCTCGTCGCCGCACTCGTCACGCTCGCCACGACCCCGACCCTGCCCGTCGCCGCCGCCTGCCTGCTCGCGATGGGCACCGCCGCGGGCGCGCTGAACGTCCTGCTCGTCACGTGGCTGCAGCAGCGCGCACCGGCGGAGGCGCTCGGCCGGATCATGAGCTGGGCCGAGCTCGCCGAGGTGGTCGTCGCCCCCGTGTCCTACCTCGCCGCCGGCGTACTCCTCGACGCCTCGCTCACCGCGCTGTTCGTCGGCGCCGCCGCGGTCCTCCTGCTCGGCACGCTCGCCGTCGTCACGCCCGGGCTGCGCCCCACGGGTGCCGCGGTCAGGCCTCGACCGACTGCGACCGGCGCCAGCGGATCCCCGCCTCGATGA
- the prfB gene encoding peptide chain release factor 2 — MATTDFPAEIRELRTTLESIQAVSDPTALKAKIALLSEQASVPNLWDDPDAAQKVTSALSATQAELDRVAKLGGRIDDLETLVELGVEMEDEDSLAEAEVELTGIRKDLGELEVRTLLNGEYDQREAVVTIRSGAGGVDAADFAEMLLRMYLRWAERHGYPTTVLDTSYAEEAGLKSATFEVKAPYAFGHLSVEAGTHRLVRISPFDNQGRRQTSFAAVEVIPLIEQTDSIEIPESEIKVDVFRSSGPGGQSVNTTDSAVRMTHIPTGIVVSMQNEKSQIQNRAAALRVLQSRLLLVRKAEEDAKKKELAGDIKASWGDQMRSYVLQPYQMVKDLRTEHEVGNPSAVFDGDIDDFIEAGIRWRRSQSVEA, encoded by the coding sequence GTGGCCACCACCGACTTCCCCGCCGAGATCCGCGAGCTGCGCACGACCCTGGAGTCCATCCAGGCGGTGAGCGACCCGACGGCGCTCAAGGCGAAGATCGCGCTGCTCTCGGAGCAGGCGAGCGTGCCGAACCTCTGGGACGACCCGGACGCGGCGCAGAAGGTCACGAGCGCGCTGTCGGCGACGCAGGCGGAGCTGGACCGGGTCGCGAAGCTGGGCGGGCGCATCGACGACCTGGAGACGCTCGTCGAGCTGGGCGTCGAGATGGAGGACGAGGACAGCCTCGCCGAGGCCGAGGTCGAGCTGACCGGGATCCGCAAGGACCTGGGGGAGCTCGAGGTCCGCACCCTCCTGAACGGCGAGTACGACCAGCGCGAGGCGGTCGTGACGATCCGGTCGGGCGCGGGCGGCGTCGACGCCGCGGACTTCGCGGAGATGCTGCTGCGGATGTACCTGCGCTGGGCGGAGCGGCACGGCTACCCGACGACGGTCCTCGACACGAGCTACGCCGAGGAGGCGGGCCTGAAGTCGGCGACGTTCGAGGTCAAGGCGCCGTACGCGTTCGGGCACCTGTCGGTCGAGGCGGGCACGCACCGCCTGGTCCGCATCTCGCCGTTCGACAACCAGGGGCGCCGGCAGACGTCGTTCGCGGCGGTCGAGGTCATCCCGCTCATCGAGCAGACGGACTCGATCGAGATCCCGGAGTCGGAGATCAAGGTCGACGTGTTCCGCTCGTCGGGCCCCGGTGGCCAGTCGGTCAACACGACCGACTCGGCGGTCCGCATGACGCACATCCCGACGGGCATCGTCGTGTCGATGCAGAACGAGAAGTCGCAGATCCAGAACCGCGCCGCGGCGCTGCGGGTCCTGCAGTCGCGCCTCCTGCTGGTCCGCAAGGCCGAGGAGGACGCGAAGAAGAAGGAGCTCGCGGGGGACATCAAGGCGTCGTGGGGCGACCAGATGCGCTCCTACGTGCTGCAGCCGTACCAGATGGTCAAGGACCTGCGCACGGAGCACGAGGTCGGCAACCCGTCGGCGGTGTTCGACGGCGACATCGACGACTTCATCGAGGCGGGGATCCGCTGGCGCCGGTCGCAGTCGGTCGAGGCCTGA